One Methanobacteriaceae archaeon genomic window carries:
- a CDS encoding DUF998 domain-containing protein produces MKIQRGSLFHPEKDYYKAAGIILLVAVIQFFMAVNLAETQYPDYNIANNTLSSLGGTLPSVEPSATIFNTSIILLGILSLLSVYLILESGGCRLFSSCLTISAMGLVGIGIFPSYAGGAHTFFAFITLLFGCLAVIFSYRLGLNIPMIIISMITGLIGLSIIIFSLVFGMNNLIINYLGVGGTERFVAYPLLLYFAGLGGYLTCRGQDWVRIRFTEGYF; encoded by the coding sequence ATGAAAATTCAAAGAGGAAGTTTATTTCATCCAGAAAAGGATTATTATAAGGCCGCAGGGATCATCTTACTTGTTGCTGTGATCCAGTTTTTTATGGCAGTTAATCTGGCAGAAACTCAGTATCCTGATTATAACATTGCAAACAATACCTTAAGCTCCCTTGGAGGCACTTTACCATCTGTTGAACCATCAGCAACTATCTTCAACACCAGCATAATCTTACTGGGAATTTTAAGCCTCTTAAGTGTATATTTAATTCTTGAAAGTGGGGGTTGCCGACTCTTCTCATCATGCCTTACCATATCTGCCATGGGGCTGGTGGGTATCGGGATATTCCCCTCCTATGCAGGAGGAGCTCATACATTTTTCGCCTTCATCACCTTACTCTTCGGATGCCTGGCTGTGATATTCTCTTATCGTCTGGGATTGAACATTCCCATGATAATAATATCCATGATAACTGGTTTAATAGGCCTCAGTATCATTATTTTCAGTTTAGTCTTTGGAATGAACAATTTAATTATTAATTATCTGGGAGTGGGAGGCACTGAACGTTTCGTTGCCTATCCACTTCTTTTGTATTTTGCAGGCTTGGGAGGGTATCTCACATGTCGGGGTCAGGATTGGGTGCGAATTAGATTCACAGAAGGATACTTCTAA